The following coding sequences lie in one Methylotenera versatilis 301 genomic window:
- a CDS encoding glycosyltransferase family 4 protein, producing MTSNSLSRKSLAIIVPELLPVPPVKGGAVEHWVHEASKRLDQAEFEISIISRPANDHGIDGVQYLTIPWTKTEEFFHRIKERLTWRNPLRYLAKMQNVASYGRRMAKLVHSFDLVVIHNEPNLLLFLRSNPLQKVILHMHNEHLTIRMFRPFYRYALKKVDSVICVSDYIRHSAIKHFPQYADKFIVVFNATDPNVFMPYGDEALHQLKEVVALEADKKYLLYVGRLTEVKGVHVLIQAFEQIHQRLPNTKLIIVGSSFFEGAAKTAYEQTLVELAKPISQHIIFTGYIPHEKLKYLYSAVDIVVLPSIWQDPCPLVVLEAMASGTCLVSSAVGGVPEVVENKINGILVKEADVDALVDAVCGVLLHDEHKVQMEYLSRKKIIAGYTWERLVDELEAILFCCDGILQIDNATTMPLIKYINNSKLNTP from the coding sequence ATGACCTCAAATAGCCTCAGCAGAAAAAGCCTTGCTATCATTGTGCCAGAGTTATTGCCAGTGCCACCTGTAAAAGGTGGGGCAGTAGAGCATTGGGTGCATGAAGCTTCTAAGCGTTTAGATCAAGCTGAGTTTGAAATAAGTATTATTTCAAGACCTGCCAATGACCATGGTATTGATGGCGTGCAGTATTTAACGATTCCATGGACTAAAACTGAAGAGTTTTTTCATCGCATAAAAGAGCGTTTAACTTGGCGTAACCCTTTACGCTACTTGGCGAAGATGCAGAATGTAGCCTCCTATGGCAGACGTATGGCAAAACTTGTGCATAGCTTTGATTTGGTGGTGATACATAACGAACCAAATTTACTATTGTTTTTAAGAAGTAATCCGCTGCAAAAAGTAATCTTACATATGCATAATGAACATTTAACGATTAGGATGTTTAGGCCATTTTACCGTTATGCACTTAAAAAGGTTGATTCGGTTATATGCGTAAGTGATTACATAAGACACTCTGCAATAAAGCATTTTCCTCAATATGCAGATAAGTTCATCGTGGTTTTTAATGCCACAGACCCTAATGTTTTCATGCCTTATGGTGACGAGGCATTGCATCAATTAAAAGAAGTAGTAGCTTTAGAAGCGGATAAAAAATATTTACTTTACGTAGGCCGGTTAACTGAAGTCAAAGGTGTGCATGTGTTAATTCAGGCGTTTGAGCAGATTCATCAGCGTTTGCCAAACACTAAACTCATTATTGTTGGCAGCTCTTTTTTTGAGGGGGCAGCAAAAACTGCCTATGAGCAAACTTTAGTTGAACTTGCAAAGCCCATTAGCCAACACATTATCTTCACTGGCTATATCCCACACGAAAAACTTAAATATCTATATTCCGCAGTAGATATCGTTGTTTTGCCATCCATTTGGCAAGATCCATGCCCATTAGTAGTGCTAGAAGCTATGGCATCTGGTACATGTTTGGTGAGTTCTGCCGTAGGTGGAGTGCCTGAAGTTGTTGAAAATAAAATTAATGGCATTTTGGTGAAAGAAGCTGATGTTGATGCATTAGTAGATGCTGTGTGTGGTGTTCTGCTACATGATGAACATAAAGTTCAAATGGAGTATTTATCGCGAAAGAAGATTATTGCAGGGTACACATGGGAGCGCCTTGTAGACGAGTTAGAAGCCATCTTATTTTGTTGTGATGGTATTTTACAAATTGATAACGCTACTACCATGCCATTAATTAAGTATATCAATAATTCGAAGTTGAACACCCCATGA
- a CDS encoding glycosyltransferase family 4 protein, whose amino-acid sequence MIAIVYPQFYGVGGIARYLDSFLANLPVDHSTIYLITGDEHRVDRHYANVELIHLPFSSSRFNLFFWSLKARKILNELYKQRKIQYINLHIPPLIPGLFMPRHIPLILTAHTTYIGMSGRFYKTQYFVSQWRDFEVNIKLWLESRIFKQAVKIITLTEQGRQELLTYGVTKPIEIIPNGVDTSLFTQDLTVAKDYDVLFCGRIEHRKGSRAMVKVCLALIQQKPDIRILIVGYGDDDVWVKSHLSNLTENINLTGKVSFSDMQHYYQRSKLYVSTSYYEGLPGTCLEAMAMGLPTIAWDFLFYQGLVEQDETGCLVEPNNIREMAKKIISLLESQLTITRMQQNTRVHVERDFNWRRLSKRILSVFE is encoded by the coding sequence ATGATTGCAATCGTGTACCCTCAGTTTTATGGTGTTGGTGGCATAGCGCGCTACCTAGATTCTTTTTTGGCCAATCTGCCCGTAGATCACTCAACAATCTATTTGATTACTGGCGATGAGCATCGTGTTGATCGACACTATGCCAATGTAGAGTTAATCCATCTACCTTTTAGTTCTAGTCGTTTTAATTTATTTTTTTGGTCTCTTAAAGCGCGCAAAATATTAAATGAATTGTATAAACAGAGAAAAATTCAATACATTAATTTGCATATACCGCCACTTATTCCTGGGCTTTTTATGCCTAGGCATATCCCATTGATACTTACTGCTCATACTACTTACATCGGTATGTCGGGTAGGTTTTATAAAACTCAATACTTTGTAAGCCAGTGGCGTGATTTTGAAGTCAATATTAAATTGTGGCTGGAATCTCGTATATTTAAACAAGCTGTAAAAATTATTACGCTAACGGAGCAGGGTAGGCAGGAGTTGCTTACTTACGGAGTCACGAAGCCTATCGAAATTATCCCTAATGGCGTCGATACCTCATTGTTTACACAAGATCTCACAGTTGCTAAAGATTATGATGTGTTGTTTTGCGGGCGTATTGAGCATCGTAAAGGCAGTCGGGCAATGGTTAAAGTTTGCCTTGCGTTGATTCAACAAAAGCCAGATATTCGCATTTTGATTGTTGGTTATGGAGATGATGATGTTTGGGTGAAATCCCATCTGTCTAATCTGACTGAAAATATTAATCTTACTGGTAAGGTCAGCTTTTCAGACATGCAACACTATTATCAAAGAAGTAAGTTATATGTTTCCACTTCTTATTATGAAGGTTTGCCTGGCACATGTTTAGAGGCAATGGCAATGGGCTTGCCGACGATAGCTTGGGATTTTCTGTTTTATCAGGGTTTAGTAGAGCAAGATGAAACTGGCTGTTTGGTAGAGCCAAATAACATAAGAGAGATGGCCAAAAAAATTATTAGCTTATTAGAGAGCCAATTGACCATAACGCGTATGCAACAAAACACCAGAGTACATGTAGAGCGTGACTTTAACTGGCGGAGATTATCTAAACGAATACTTTCTGTATTTGAATAA
- a CDS encoding PEP-CTERM sorting domain-containing protein: MFKKSNLLSTLLAVVVSTSSIAASASQFTINFDLLSSGANANLDQVAIDNGVSFASGHLVDTVDADFNVTGQHWAAYSIADDNVDPSIFVQNSANLGWGAAPSGVNALDARFDQVLVQFANPTQLSSFSFNLDSSSYGNPQASNVLFLDKDGNIIFTSNDYFQSTTTSFNQSFASSLTVSAVVLTSGKLYDNLTVAAVPEPETYAMLLAGLGLLGFVSRRRNNEQV; the protein is encoded by the coding sequence ATGTTTAAAAAATCAAACTTACTGAGCACATTGCTTGCTGTTGTCGTGAGTACCAGCAGTATTGCAGCATCTGCATCTCAATTTACGATTAATTTCGACTTGCTATCATCTGGCGCTAATGCAAATTTAGATCAGGTTGCAATAGATAATGGTGTGAGTTTTGCAAGTGGGCACTTAGTAGACACCGTAGACGCTGACTTTAATGTCACTGGCCAGCACTGGGCGGCGTATTCAATTGCAGATGATAATGTTGACCCTTCGATCTTTGTGCAAAACTCTGCCAATCTTGGCTGGGGTGCTGCACCTTCTGGAGTTAATGCTCTTGATGCGCGTTTTGATCAAGTATTAGTACAATTTGCAAACCCTACCCAATTAAGTAGCTTCTCATTTAATCTAGACAGTTCAAGCTATGGCAACCCACAAGCATCAAACGTACTATTCTTGGATAAAGATGGAAATATCATTTTCACATCTAACGATTACTTCCAATCAACTACAACCAGCTTCAACCAGAGCTTTGCTTCTTCGTTAACGGTTAGCGCTGTAGTGTTAACTTCAGGTAAGCTTTATGACAACTTGACAGTTGCAGCTGTTCCCGAACCAGAAACCTACGCTATGTTACTTGCAGGTTTAGGGCTATTGGGATTTGTGTCACGCCGTCGTAATAACGAACAAGTCTAA
- a CDS encoding alkaline phosphatase, translating to MNKNLYKRKCISIVVATMLATTAGVSMAAPKVTRLTPPSNTVSADATTLSRFLPGQRFDLQATVTADAGTTIIGFEFQVDGVTVNVPTARTSIMSGTGVTVANGFVGSLRAYSNLISGMHTLTVNATQSDGQVATLTGNFEVVGTTAQGKPVKNIIFMLGDGMGAAHRTAARIMVKGYAQGKAQGRLAMDTFPFTGMVMTSSLDTIVTDSAPGMANYVNGNKQASGQEGVWPDDTTDAFDNPRVEYLSEFLHRTRGTSLGIVTTADVFDATPAANAVHTSNRGNGTGIVDQYLDDRNLTGLSVLMGGGRKWFIPKNSTATAANPSNTGNGSVRATGSDYVLPSDIVAGWGAAVGSKDPNRDLITDFQNAGFTYAADKTDMDNAGVPSKLLGLFSYSNMNVSFDKINGRRGTTSIVNDYGFPNQPMLDEMADKAIKVLANNNPNGFVLMVEGASIDKQAHLMDSDRWIEETIEFDRAVKVAQDFAKLNPDTLVIVTADHECGGAAIIGASVGTTHTVADVGTYQAAKFPKYTISADGYPVTTDIAGKMLIGYGGNADRYETWQSNDQPSQDSQQPFVGQSPLNNYNCGANGNPGTQCMSATNVANVGPVRNISSGYLVIGQVPGDQGVHTATDIPLSAFGRGASLFTGVMDNTDVFFKMGQAVLGGVK from the coding sequence ATGAATAAGAACCTGTATAAACGTAAATGTATTTCAATCGTTGTAGCAACCATGTTAGCTACAACTGCAGGCGTAAGCATGGCGGCGCCTAAAGTGACTAGACTCACACCGCCAAGTAATACAGTTAGTGCCGATGCAACGACACTTTCACGCTTTTTACCAGGTCAACGTTTTGATCTTCAAGCTACTGTAACAGCAGATGCAGGTACTACAATTATTGGTTTTGAGTTTCAGGTTGATGGCGTAACTGTTAACGTTCCAACTGCAAGAACAAGTATCATGAGTGGTACTGGTGTAACTGTAGCCAATGGCTTCGTAGGATCATTGAGAGCCTACTCTAACTTGATTTCAGGTATGCATACGCTGACCGTTAATGCTACTCAAAGTGATGGCCAAGTTGCGACGCTTACAGGAAACTTCGAAGTCGTTGGTACTACTGCTCAGGGTAAACCAGTAAAAAACATTATTTTTATGTTGGGTGATGGTATGGGTGCAGCACATCGTACTGCGGCACGCATCATGGTTAAAGGTTATGCTCAAGGTAAAGCGCAAGGTAGACTTGCAATGGACACGTTTCCATTTACTGGTATGGTAATGACATCGTCACTTGATACTATCGTGACAGACTCTGCTCCAGGCATGGCCAACTATGTCAATGGTAACAAGCAAGCAAGCGGTCAAGAGGGTGTATGGCCTGACGATACAACCGATGCATTCGATAACCCTCGTGTAGAGTATTTGTCGGAGTTTTTGCACCGCACTCGAGGCACTAGCCTTGGCATTGTTACAACTGCAGACGTATTTGACGCGACGCCAGCTGCAAACGCAGTACATACCTCAAACCGTGGTAACGGTACAGGTATCGTTGACCAATACTTAGATGACCGTAATTTGACAGGTTTATCTGTGTTGATGGGTGGCGGACGTAAATGGTTTATCCCAAAAAACTCAACAGCAACAGCTGCAAATCCATCAAATACTGGCAATGGCTCTGTTCGAGCAACTGGAAGTGACTATGTGTTGCCTTCTGACATCGTTGCAGGTTGGGGTGCTGCAGTCGGAAGTAAAGATCCAAATCGTGATTTGATAACAGATTTCCAAAATGCAGGTTTTACATATGCTGCTGACAAAACAGATATGGATAATGCTGGCGTGCCATCTAAGTTGTTGGGATTATTCAGCTACTCAAACATGAACGTATCGTTTGATAAAATCAATGGACGCCGCGGAACTACGTCAATCGTAAATGACTACGGTTTCCCAAACCAACCGATGCTTGATGAAATGGCTGATAAGGCAATTAAAGTATTAGCAAATAATAATCCAAACGGCTTTGTATTAATGGTTGAGGGTGCATCTATCGACAAGCAAGCTCATTTAATGGATTCTGATCGCTGGATTGAAGAAACTATTGAGTTTGATCGCGCAGTTAAGGTAGCTCAAGACTTTGCAAAACTGAATCCAGATACATTAGTGATCGTAACGGCTGACCATGAATGTGGTGGCGCTGCAATTATTGGTGCATCAGTAGGCACTACTCATACAGTTGCGGATGTTGGTACATACCAAGCTGCTAAATTTCCAAAATACACAATTAGTGCTGATGGTTATCCTGTTACCACAGACATCGCAGGCAAGATGTTAATTGGTTACGGTGGTAATGCTGACCGTTACGAAACATGGCAGTCAAATGACCAGCCGAGCCAAGATTCTCAACAACCTTTTGTCGGTCAATCTCCACTTAATAATTACAATTGCGGTGCTAATGGCAATCCAGGAACTCAATGTATGTCAGCTACAAATGTGGCTAACGTAGGTCCAGTGAGAAACATTAGCTCTGGTTACTTAGTGATTGGTCAAGTCCCAGGTGACCAAGGTGTGCATACTGCGACGGATATTCCATTATCTGCTTTTGGTCGCGGCGCCTCATTATTTACGGGTGTAATGGACAATACTGACGTTTTCTTCAAAATGGGCCAAGCTGTATTAGGCGGCGTTAAGTAA
- a CDS encoding Crp/Fnr family transcriptional regulator, translated as MSKSIEPPNPKLNNILAALNKPDYERIFPDLELVEMPLGWKLAEAGDHVKFIHFPISGIVSLIYDLVDGSSSEIAIVGNEGMIGISVYMGGDSMPSSTEVQCPGQAYRLSRKVLKQEFARGGQLQKIALLYTQALIAQTSQTAVCNQHHSLDQQLCRWLLMSVDRLHENEVVITQFLISKLLGVRRESVTDAVGKLQKDEVIKSTRGRITVLDRPKLEERVCECYAAVAEEYKRLLPPVINR; from the coding sequence ATGTCAAAATCAATTGAACCCCCTAACCCTAAGCTAAACAACATACTTGCTGCGCTAAATAAGCCAGATTATGAGCGGATTTTTCCTGACTTAGAGTTAGTTGAAATGCCGCTTGGATGGAAGCTTGCTGAAGCTGGAGATCATGTTAAGTTTATCCACTTTCCAATTAGCGGCATTGTTTCTCTGATATATGACCTAGTGGACGGGTCTTCAAGTGAAATAGCCATTGTTGGTAATGAGGGGATGATTGGTATATCAGTCTATATGGGCGGCGATAGTATGCCTAGTAGCACTGAGGTTCAGTGTCCTGGACAAGCTTATCGGCTCAGCAGGAAAGTTTTGAAACAAGAATTTGCTCGTGGTGGTCAGCTACAAAAAATTGCGCTACTTTACACACAGGCTTTGATTGCACAGACGTCTCAAACGGCTGTTTGTAATCAGCACCACTCCTTAGATCAGCAGCTTTGCCGATGGTTGTTGATGAGTGTAGATAGACTGCATGAAAACGAAGTTGTAATAACTCAGTTTTTGATTTCCAAGCTTCTGGGTGTGCGCAGAGAGTCAGTGACAGATGCCGTGGGTAAGTTACAGAAAGATGAAGTAATTAAGTCTACACGTGGACGTATTACAGTGTTGGATCGTCCAAAACTTGAAGAGCGCGTTTGCGAATGCTACGCAGCTGTCGCAGAAGAGTACAAACGTTTATTGCCACCAGTGATTAATCGGTAA
- a CDS encoding Rrf2 family transcriptional regulator, which produces MQLTKFTDLSLRVLMYLTQEERLMPVTINEIAEQFTVPRNHLIKVVTRLNKLGWVSATRGRNGGLRLGVQANQLKLGNVLQELENASALIDCAKPPCALKGNCHLKEILDIGLKAFYEHMNTFSLADVVNHKTQSAVISMHQRYQVLLKDKAA; this is translated from the coding sequence ATGCAATTAACTAAGTTCACAGATTTAAGTTTACGCGTGCTGATGTATCTGACACAGGAAGAGCGTTTAATGCCAGTGACGATCAATGAAATCGCGGAGCAGTTTACTGTTCCGCGCAATCATTTGATTAAAGTGGTGACGCGTTTAAATAAACTGGGTTGGGTCTCAGCTACGCGCGGTAGAAATGGCGGTTTACGGCTGGGCGTGCAAGCCAATCAGTTAAAGTTGGGTAATGTATTGCAAGAGTTAGAGAATGCTTCGGCCTTGATTGATTGTGCAAAACCACCTTGTGCGCTAAAAGGGAATTGTCACCTAAAAGAGATTCTAGACATAGGCTTAAAGGCTTTTTACGAGCACATGAATACGTTTTCATTGGCTGATGTAGTGAACCATAAAACGCAGTCTGCCGTGATTAGCATGCACCAGCGATATCAGGTGTTATTGAAAGACAAGGCGGCATAA
- a CDS encoding globin domain-containing protein, translating into MLSANAKPYIDASVPVLREHGLAITTVFYKNMLTAHPELNNLFNLGNQANGSQQKSLASAVFAYAANIENAAALAPVIERIVHKHASIGIKPSHYPIVGRYLLGAIKEILGDAATPDLIAAWDEAYWLLAGELIAAEARLYQTAGFEADSWMKLMVVDKVRQGADIVSFTLQTADHQALPNFKPGQYVSIATYLDDIQLRQLRQYSLSDAPGKNSLRISVKCEKGDEFKPEGKVSNWLHEHAHIGDILDVSHPYGNFTPDILASHPIGLISAGVGVTPMISMLNSLAEENPNRPVLFAHAARSKQHLSHGQDVNLAKVAMPHLNHALYLNECHEKEEGVTIGKMNLSELLTPASQANLFKAESSEAEFYICGPQAFMDDQWKTLLELGISPTRIHREVFGPESLSHLI; encoded by the coding sequence ATGTTATCTGCAAATGCAAAACCTTATATTGATGCCAGTGTGCCTGTGCTGCGTGAGCATGGCCTTGCTATTACTACGGTGTTCTATAAAAACATGCTCACTGCGCATCCTGAGCTAAATAATTTATTCAATTTGGGTAATCAAGCCAACGGTTCGCAACAGAAGTCATTAGCTTCAGCCGTTTTTGCTTACGCCGCCAATATAGAGAACGCAGCGGCCTTAGCACCAGTGATTGAGCGCATTGTGCATAAGCATGCTTCTATCGGCATTAAACCGTCACATTATCCAATTGTTGGGCGTTACTTGTTAGGCGCAATTAAAGAAATACTGGGCGATGCCGCCACCCCGGATTTAATTGCTGCATGGGACGAGGCTTATTGGTTGCTGGCTGGAGAATTAATCGCAGCAGAAGCGCGCCTTTACCAAACAGCAGGCTTTGAAGCAGATAGCTGGATGAAGCTGATGGTTGTTGATAAAGTGCGACAAGGTGCGGATATTGTTTCATTTACATTGCAGACAGCAGATCATCAAGCACTGCCCAATTTTAAGCCAGGACAGTACGTTTCTATCGCAACGTATTTAGACGATATACAACTCAGGCAATTACGCCAATATAGTTTATCTGATGCACCTGGTAAAAATAGTTTACGCATTTCAGTTAAGTGTGAAAAAGGCGATGAATTTAAGCCAGAAGGTAAAGTGTCAAATTGGCTACACGAGCATGCGCACATTGGGGACATTCTAGATGTGAGCCATCCTTATGGAAATTTCACGCCAGATATTTTAGCAAGTCATCCAATTGGTTTGATTTCAGCAGGGGTTGGCGTCACTCCGATGATTTCAATGCTCAATAGCCTCGCTGAAGAAAATCCAAATCGCCCTGTGCTATTTGCACATGCGGCTAGATCTAAGCAGCATTTATCCCATGGACAAGATGTCAATTTGGCAAAAGTGGCAATGCCTCATCTGAATCATGCTTTGTATTTAAACGAGTGCCATGAAAAAGAAGAGGGCGTGACAATAGGTAAGATGAATCTATCAGAATTATTGACGCCAGCTTCTCAGGCAAATTTATTTAAAGCCGAAAGTAGTGAAGCCGAGTTTTATATCTGCGGCCCTCAAGCCTTTATGGATGATCAGTGGAAAACGCTTTTAGAGTTAGGCATAAGTCCGACCAGAATTCATCGAGAAGTTTTTGGCCCAGAAAGCCTGAGCCATTTAATTTAA
- a CDS encoding DUF1501 domain-containing protein encodes MQSSTNNMNRRDFLRLLSAGAGVLLASPYISFASAETDRRFIFIIQRGAADGLNTVIPYADPAYAKLRGALAIDVSQATKLDGMFALHPSLAETAKLYANKQALFVHAVASPYRSRSHFDGQNVLETFGTTAYQIKDGWMNRLLTLLPSAQNEAIAFATTVPMALRGKIEVASYAPSALPQASDDLLMRVNQLYAEDAQLHSLWSAAMEANNMADDVSAKQDPASFGKLAASFLAKADGPRVAMIETGGWDTHTAQEGRLARQLKSLDSMIAAIRDGLGPVWQKTTIVVATEFGRTAAANGTGGTDHGTGSTAMILGGDVNGGRVLADWPGLSNSALYEGRDLKPTTNLATLIAAISSASFKLDPAQVNKVLFAESGKTKTIEGLLRTS; translated from the coding sequence ATGCAAAGTTCAACTAACAATATGAATCGTCGTGATTTCCTCCGCCTTCTTTCAGCTGGCGCCGGCGTGCTGCTTGCATCGCCCTACATCAGCTTTGCCTCAGCAGAAACTGACCGCCGTTTTATATTTATCATCCAGCGTGGTGCTGCTGATGGCTTGAACACCGTGATTCCATACGCCGACCCGGCCTATGCAAAACTGCGTGGCGCGTTGGCGATTGATGTTTCACAAGCCACGAAATTAGATGGCATGTTTGCACTGCATCCATCGCTGGCTGAAACCGCTAAATTATATGCCAACAAACAGGCACTGTTTGTACATGCGGTTGCCTCGCCCTACCGCAGTCGCTCTCACTTTGATGGTCAAAACGTATTAGAAACCTTTGGTACAACGGCCTATCAAATCAAAGATGGCTGGATGAATCGTCTTCTCACGCTGTTGCCATCGGCCCAGAATGAGGCTATTGCTTTTGCCACCACAGTACCCATGGCTTTGCGTGGCAAAATAGAGGTGGCTTCTTACGCGCCTTCTGCACTACCGCAAGCTTCTGATGATTTATTGATGCGTGTTAATCAGTTGTATGCAGAAGATGCACAGCTACACAGCCTATGGTCAGCGGCAATGGAAGCCAATAACATGGCAGATGATGTCAGTGCCAAACAAGACCCAGCGAGCTTTGGCAAACTAGCTGCTTCATTTTTAGCCAAAGCAGATGGGCCTCGAGTTGCCATGATAGAAACTGGCGGCTGGGATACGCATACAGCACAAGAGGGCAGACTGGCGCGACAATTGAAATCGCTGGACAGCATGATAGCGGCGATACGTGATGGTTTAGGGCCAGTCTGGCAAAAAACGACGATAGTGGTCGCAACTGAATTTGGCCGCACGGCCGCAGCTAACGGTACAGGTGGAACAGACCACGGTACAGGCTCTACCGCCATGATACTTGGTGGTGATGTTAACGGCGGCAGAGTACTTGCAGACTGGCCAGGATTAAGTAACAGTGCGCTTTATGAAGGTCGCGACCTTAAACCAACCACTAATCTAGCGACCCTAATTGCCGCAATTAGCAGTGCGAGCTTTAAGCTAGATCCTGCACAAGTCAACAAGGTGCTTTTTGCTGAATCCGGTAAAACTAAAACAATAGAAGGTTTGCTGCGTACTTCATAA